In the genome of Peptostreptococcaceae bacterium, the window ATCCGCCAGAATTCCCGTGACCATTGAAATGACACCCGGACAGTCCCTGTGACGCGTTATAAGAGTGGGATATTCTCCGGTCAGCTTAAGTTTTAATCCGTCAATTTCAGTTATTTCGATATTCCCACCGCCGATTGAAGCCCCCATTATTTCCAAAGTCTTTCCACTAGATTGCTCTATGGTAAATTTCACAGTATTAGGATGAACATCACCTAAATCCGCCTTCCTAAATTCATATAGAAAACCCGATTCATCAGCTATCTTGAGGGCGTCCTTCAGGCGCTCATCGGAAGCCGAAATTCCAAGAAGCCCCGCAACGAGGGCCCTGTCGGTTCCGTGTCCTTTACAGGTTTTTGCAAATGAGCCGTGCAAATAAATGGTTGCTTTTTTGATGTCTCCCCGAGCAATCTTACGGGCCATAGCTCCAAGGCGGTTTGCCCCGGCAGTATGGGAACTCGAAGGCCCTATCATGTCCGGACCGATTACATCAAATGCGCTGTATTGTTTCATTGTTGCCTCCTTCGGACAAGGGGACAGGGACCTGTCCGCTATGCCCTCTCTACAATATTTTTCTTCACTCCAGTTACTCGAGCAAT includes:
- the sdaAB gene encoding L-serine ammonia-lyase, iron-sulfur-dependent subunit beta — translated: MKQYSAFDVIGPDMIGPSSSHTAGANRLGAMARKIARGDIKKATIYLHGSFAKTCKGHGTDRALVAGLLGISASDERLKDALKIADESGFLYEFRKADLGDVHPNTVKFTIEQSSGKTLEIMGASIGGGNIEITEIDGLKLKLTGEYPTLITRHRDCPGVISMVTGILADFGINIAFMSVYRHSKGQDAFMVIEADDSFDEGIEATLRNDVDGVKDAYSIIFTDGEA